The proteins below come from a single Chrysoperla carnea chromosome 1, inChrCarn1.1, whole genome shotgun sequence genomic window:
- the LOC123296765 gene encoding ribosome biogenesis protein BOP1 homolog, with product MVKRKANVTKGSEDLPPEIENCANVESVFSDNDMNTILLDNGEDSSDEESAGDQDDLLSDSDYERQTYSDDDDFDSAEDFDDEDDDVDDNEDDDEDDDEEEDDDTEDNDENKSEDGRETESEQNGGYNTCKELSNVANKESKSSERQIKVKNNKKIIEKSKISIENKLTPEEGEVKIQGKDEYEEDSSDEEDIRNTIGNVPLEWYSDYAHLGYDWDGNKIMKPKQGDKLDDFLKRVEDPNFWRTVFEPYTNQNIVLTDEDIQLIQRIQTQRIPDAQFEEYAPWIEWFTSEVEKMPLRKFPEHKRSFIPSRDEAKKVSKLVHALKMGWIKTRHEQAKLRAKKDPQFYMIWSTDDVPEHMRRIHKHIPAPKRHLPGHAESYNPPPEYLFDKKELKQWKKQQTTPWKRKLHFIPEKYNSLREVPAYSRYIRERFQRCLDLYLCPRAIKMKLQIEAEDLVPKLPSPKDLQPFPTTESMVYTGHTDMIRSITVEGHGQYLASGSDDQTVKVWEIATGRCVKTFKFNDVIKCVAWCPNQALSLILVAYGKRVDIVNPGVGDKLVVSKTDSILEQVPVTDIIENDRVNTAVKWENFTPDSNEWSLGVRASLHHFKDVTQVTWHGRGDYIGSVMPEGQHRSVLISQLSKRRSQLPFSKSKGLIQCVLFHPIKPFLFVATQRNIRIYDLVKQELVKKLLSNSRWISTMAIHPAGDNVLVGTYDRKMLWFDLDLSTKPYQTLRLHGTAVRGVAFHKRYPLFASGSDDRSLIVSHGMVYNDLLKNPLIVPLKRIQNHKQFNDFGIFDVIFHPNQPWLFSSGADATIRLYT from the exons atggttaaaagGAAAGCCAACGTAACCAAAGGATCTGAAGATTTACCGCCTGAAATAGAAAAT tgTGCAAATGTTGAATCAGTTTTTTCGGATAATGATATGAATACTATTCTCTTGGATAACGGCGAGGATAGTAGTGATGAAGAATCAGCTGGAGATCAAGATGATTTGTTATCTGATTCAGACTATGAAAGACAGACTTATTCCGATGATGATGATTTTGATAGTGCTGAAGATTTCGATGATGAAGATGATGATGTTGATGATAATGAAGATGATGATGAAGATGACGATGAAGAAGAAGATGATGATACAGAGGATAACGACGAAAATAAAAGTGAGGATGGTCGAGAAACAGAATCTGAACAAAATGGGGGTTATAATACTTGCAAAGAATTATCAAACGTAGCTAATAAAGAATCGAAATCTTCTGAGCgacaaattaaagtaaaaaacaataaaaaaattatagagaaatcaaaaatttctattgaaaataaacTTACGCCAGAGGAAGGAGAAGTTAAGATACAGGGAAAAGATGAATATGAGGAAGATTCTTCGGATGAAGAAGACATTAGAAATACAATAGGAAATGTACCATTAGAATGGTACTCGGATTACGCGCATTTAGGTTATGATTGGGATGGAAATAAAATCATGAAACCAAAACAAGGTGATAAATTAGATGATTTTCTTAAACGCGTGGAAGATCCAAACTTTTGGAGGACTGTTTTTGAACCGTAcacaaatcaaaatattgttcTTACTGATGAAGATATACAATTAATTCAAAGAATTCAAACTCAAAGAATTCCCGATGCTCAATTCGAGGAATATGCG CCTTGGATTGAATGGTTCACGTCCGAAGTAGAAAAAATGCCTTTACGAAAATTTCCAGAGCATAAAAGATCATTTATTCCTAGCCGAGATGAAgcaaaaaaagtatcaaaattagTACATGCACTTAAAATGGGTTGGATCAAAACAAGACATGAACAAGCAAAACTGAGAGCCAAAAAAGATCCACAATTTTATATGATATGGAGTACAGATGATGTCCCAGAACATATGCGTCGTATTCATAAACATATCCCAGCTCCTAAACGACATTTACCTGGTCATGCTGAGTCTTACAATCCACCTCCTGAATATTTATTCGATAAAAAAGAACTTAAACAATGGAAGAAACAACAGACTACTCCATGGAAACGAAAGTTACACTTTATACcggaaaaatataattcattacgAGAAGTTCCAGCATATTCTCGGTATATTCGTGAACGCTTCCAGCGTTGTTTGGATCTTTATCTATGCCCTAGAgctattaaaatgaaattgcaGATTGAAGCAGAAGATCTCGTTCCTAAATTACCAAGTCCTAAGGATTTACAACCATTCCCCACTACCGAATCAATGGTTTATACTGGACACACAGACATGATACGAAGTATAACTGTTGAAGGGCATGGTCAGTATTTGGCTTCAGGTTCAGATGATCAAACAGttaaag tatgggAAATTGCTACTGGTCGTTGTGTCAAaacgtttaaatttaatgatgttATAAAATGTGTTGCATGGTGTCCTAATCAAGCGTTATCTTTAATTCTGGTGGCATATGGAAAGCGAGTTGATATTGTAAATCCTGGTGTTGGTGATAAACTTGTTGTTTCGAAAACCGATTCAATTTTAGAGCAAGTTCCGGTTACTGATataattg AAAATGATCGGGTAAATACTGCAGTTAAATGGGAGAATTTCACACCAGATTCAAATGAATGGAGTTTAGGTGTGCGTGCTTCATTACATCATTTTAAAGATGTAACTCAAGTAACTTGGCATGGACGCGGTGATTATATAGGAAGTGTGATGCCTGAAGGACAACATAGATCCGTTCTTATTAGCCAACTAAGTAAACGACGTTCACAATTACCCTTCTCCAAAAGTAAAGGTTTAATACAATGTGTGCTGTTTCATCCAATTAAACCATTCCTATTTGTTGCt ACTCAAAGAAATATTCGTATATATGATTTGGTAAAACaagaattagtaaaaaaattattatcgaatTCACGATGGATTTCTACTATGGCTATACATCCAGCTGGCGATAATGTTTTAGTTGGTACTTACGATCGTAAGATGTTATGGTTTGATTTGGATTTGAGCACTAAACCATATCAAACACTTCGTTTGCATGGAACTGCTGTACGTGGTGTAGCGTTTCATAAACGTTATCCACTATTTGCTTCAGGCTCGGATGATCGCAGTTTAATTGTATCGCATGGTATGGTATATAA tgatttattgaaaaatccATTAATTGTTCCATTGAAAAGAATACAAAATCATAAACAGTTTAACGATTTTGGAATATTTGATGTTATTTTCCATCCAAATCAACCGTGGTTGTTTAGTTCTGGTGCCGATGCTACAATACGGctttatacatga
- the LOC123305953 gene encoding ras guanine nucleotide exchange factor B-like, translated as MSSNNSSNLIAIPFCYPGGVTFTFQQAPSCPCPSPNGVQTTAQYVQQPTQQLQQLQQQQQQRCQQQPPQNCNNNGQQISQIDYCTLLRQLEQHIIEKMMAQSQQQCKSYQLRFHCNAGTSTSSLLYPCQENYKTTQTEIEKTKERVCRCNCPTQLCCLHFETSKTTEAVGTEDLQCDILEETRKP; from the exons ATGAGTTCAAATAATAGTAGTAATTTGATTGCTATACCATTTTGTTATCCTGGAGGAGTAACATTCACATTTCAGCAGGCGCCATCATGTCCTTGCCCTAGTCCGAATGGCGTACAAACAACAGCGCAATATGTGCAACAACCCACGCAACAACTGCAACaactacaacaacaacaacagca ACGATGCCAGCAACAACCTCcacaaaattgtaataataatggaCAACAAATTTCTCAGATTGATTATTGCACACTTTTGAGACAATTAGAACAacatataatagaaaaaatgatGGCTCAATCTCAACAACAATGTAAATCATACCAATTGCGATTTCATTGTAATGCAGGAACGTCTACGTCAAGTTTATTGTATCCATGTCAGGAG aattataAAACAACACAAACTGAAATAGAAAAAACGAAAGAACGAGTATGTAGATGTAACTGCCCAACGCAATTATGTTGTTTGCATTTTGAGACTAGTAAAACTACTGAAGCAGTTGGGACAGAGGATCTGCAATGTGATATCTTAGAAGAAACGAGGAAACCATAA